One genomic window of Chanos chanos chromosome 13, fChaCha1.1, whole genome shotgun sequence includes the following:
- the pdp2 gene encoding pyruvate dehydrogenase [acetyl-transferring]-phosphatase 2, mitochondrial, whose amino-acid sequence MSGYVYARLLFRSARGGLSPCFCPCRQTLPPPEPCRPFLPTLPPRLYSSRSGGAAGGGSDQDEFSLSSQRRDLNFQISRVQIDGILRASEQSVRVPEFDRRGVLSAVLRFDSNQLAANSPLEDRRSAATCLRTPGALFGVFDGHGGHACAQAVSERLPYYVAVAMMPQASLEELEVAMENLRPVPPILQWHKHHNDYNYRESAELYVKHLRVFWQELLDGEEHGDGMSPGDALSYAFQRLDTDLSLEAQVPLASELMRSTAVQAAFAGCTACVAHVSADGVYVANAGDCRAVLGVQEEDGSWEAVPLSRDHNALNSEELERVLSQHPPSERDTVVVDERLLGVLMPLRAFGDVRFKWSRELQQSVLESSGCDAEALNLYQYAPPNYLTPPYLEATPEVTYHKLRPCDRFLILASDGLWDEMTNQEAVRLVAEHLTGVHLQAPVTASERQLNLGQMHQLLLRRRARATPALDANGATHLIRHALGTNEYGELEQERLAAMLALPDDLARMYRDDITVTVVYFNSALNKTGHNQ is encoded by the coding sequence ATGTCTGGGTATGTGTATGCCCGGCTTCTCTTCCGCTCCGCCCGTGGAGGTCTGTCGCCCTGTTTCTGTCCGTGCCGACAGACTCTCCCTCCTCCTGAGCCATGCCGTCCCTTTCTCCCCACCCTGCCTCCTCGCCTCTACTCATCACGCAgtggaggagcagcaggaggaggatcGGATCAGGACGAGTTCAGTCTGTCCTCTCAGCGACGCGACCTCAACTTCCAGATCAGCCGGGTCCAGATCGACGGGATCCTCCGTGCCAGCGAACAGTCGGTCCGAGTTCCCGAGTTTGACAGGCGCGGTGTTCTGAGTGCCGTCCTGAGATTTGACAGTAACCAGCTTGCCGCCAACTCTCCGTTAGAGGACCGGCGCAGTGCCGCCACCTGCCTGCGCACGCCGGGGGCGCTCTTCGGCGTCTTTGACGGCCACGGCGGACACGCCTGCGCCCAGGCCGTCAGCGAGAGGCTGCCCTACTACGTCGCCGTGGCGATGATGCCGCAGGCCAgcctggaggagctggaggtcGCCATGGAAAACTTACGCCCGGTTCCGCCCATCCTGCAGTGGCACAAACACCATAACGATTACAACTACCGGGAGTCGGCAGAGCTGTACGTCAAACACCTGCGCGTCTTCTGGCAGGAGCTGCTGGACGGCGAGGAGCACGGGGACGGGATGAGCCCCGGAGACGCCCTTAGTTACGCCTTCCAGCGCTTAGATACCGACCTGTCCCTGGAGGCGCAGGTCCCGCTGGCCAGCGAGCTGATGCGTAGCACGGCGGTCCAGGCCGCGTTCGCCGGCTGCACGGCCTGCGTGGCTCACGTCAGCGCCGACGGCGTTTACGTGGCCAACGCGGGCGACTGCCGGGCGGTTTTGGGCGTGCAGGAAGAGGACGGGAGCTGGGAGGCGGTGCCGTTGTCACGTGACCACAACGCGTTAAATTCGGAGGAGCTGGAGAGGGTGCTCTCTCAGCACCCGCCCTCGGAGCGCGACACGGTGGTGGTGGACGAGCGGTTACTGGGCGTCCTGATGCCTCTGCGGGCCTTCGGCGACGTCCGCTTTAAATGGAGCCGGGAGCTGCAGCAGAGCGTGCTGGAGAGCAGTGGGTGTGACGCCGAGGCCTTGAACCTTTACCAGTACGCTCCGCCCAATTACCTGACCCCGCCCTACCTGGAGGCCACACCCGAAGTCACTTACCACAAACTCCGCCCGTGCGACCGCTTCCTCATCCTGGCCTCTGACGGCCTGTGGGACGAGATGACCAATCAGGAGGCGGTGCGTCTCGTGGCGGAACACCTGACAGGTGTGCATTTACAGGCGCCGGTCACGGCCAGCGAGCGCCAGCTCAACCTGGGCCAGATGCACCAGCTGCTGCTGCGGAGACGGGCGCGGGCCACGCCCGCTCTGGACGCCAACGGGGCGACGCACCTTATACGGCACGCGCTGGGAACCAACGAGTACGG
- the terb1 gene encoding telomere repeats-binding bouquet formation protein 1 — MNESNSKTQNAIKTDLQLLLECLKYQMKCPDSQKQALLTIYSICQRNDECVELLRDMGGIVFVYNLSRSSPYTKVKETALFTLSAMAETRESCKQDLCRMEMFSDLAAYLKQEVPLTQKRVAVYMLSVLVANNRSGQILAHSSGCVQVLLDIFRCAFPGSSECEGSAVSPLWSSASSALCGCVNNPQNEVNQDVCVSVYPLVKLWLDQLVLPAIELAQPVCSFIAMTVANNSRAQEHFCSVGGVMSLTRALICVTSDTLSAASCKLAVLFTKTLCACITDSPAVAAGLSEMQLVPELLLLLSSPNLDPADRLCVVLTIAHCTDASEHHQTQLLLTGGLPLIISLLTDSADEELKNAAIFVLQTCKQIAESVSQPVEGGVCDMEEQRKSARQLLQRIQRLEKSQQQVTLPHFFPHPVTLKTAENRPLSQPDDEITLCSDLLSDEIDRILCTPLSTAHSHPRCAGCMCSAEEVDSRVFSAELRSCQYLCDFHLHLLQTENQLKTCLRQHRALRGHLVLQWTVTRLIEGLEWDRTGGLILGLGLVWDWEWSGQLMWEFLSSTVSEKQQEDGCVDEADKNPVRRKRRNFSDEELVFLQEGVRRFGHCWNSILWAYPFTQSRTSIDLAKKYQRLQKTRTQTEEQTE; from the exons ATGAATGAATCCaactcaaaaacacaaaatg CCATCAAGACTGACCTTCAACTACTGCTGGAGTGTCTGAAGTATCAGATGAAATGTCCTGATTCTCAGAAACAAGCTCTTCTCACCATTTACTCCATCTGCCAACGGAATG ATGAGTGTGTGGAGTTACTCAGAGATATGGGTGGGATCGTGTTTGTGTATAATCTCTCCAGATCCAGTCCCTACACAAAGGTCAAAGAGACGGCACTCTTTACCCTCAGTGCCATGGCAGAAACCAGGG AAAGCTGTAAGCAAGACTTATGTAGAATGGAGATGTTTTCAGACTTGGCTGCATATCTAAAACAGGAAGTTCCTTTGACCCAGAAGAGAGTGGCTGTGTACATGCTGTCTGTGCTCGTTGCCAACAACC GGAGTGGTCAGATTTTGGCTCACAGCTCTGGGTGTGTTCAAGTTCTGCTGGATATATTCAg GTGTGCTTTTCCAGGCTCCAGTGAGTGTGAGGGCTCAGCTGTGTCTCCACTCTGGTCTTCAGCCTCCAGTGCCCTCTGTGGCTGTGTTAACAACCCTCAGAATG AGGTTAaccaggatgtgtgtgtgagtgtgtacccTCTGGTGAAGTTGTGGTTGGACCAGTTGGTACTGCCAGCAATAGAGCTGGCACAGCCTGTCTGTTCATTCATCGCCATGACTGTCGCTAACAaca gtcgtGCACAGGAACATTTTTGCTCAGTGGGTGGTGTGATGTCTCTCACACGTGCTCTGATATGTGTGACCTCAGACACGCTCAGCGCAGCCAGCTGTAAACTGGCCGTCCTTTTTACCAAAACACTATGTGCCTGCATCACAGACAGCC cTGCAGTGGCAGCTGGCCTGTCTGAGATGCAGTTGGTTCCTgagttgttgttgctgctgtccAGTCCAAATCTGGACCCCGCAGAccgcctgtgtgtggtgcttacCATTGCACACTGCACAGATGCCAgtg aacaTCATCAGACTCAGTTGTTGCTGACTGGGGGTCTTCCTCTCATCATCTCTCTGCTGACTGACAGTGCTGATGAAGAGTTGAAAAATGCAGCAATATTTGTCTTACAGACCTGTAAACAGATTG CAGAGTCTGTGTCCCAGCCTgtggagggtggtgtgtgtgatatggaggagcagaggaagtCAGCCAGACAACTGCTGCAGAGAATACAGCGCTTGGAGAAAAGTCAACAACaggtcacact CCcacattttttccctcatccGGTCACTCTGAAGACAGCAGAGAACAGACCACTGTCCCAGCCTGACG atgaGATTACTCTCTGTTCTGATTTACTGAGTGATGAGATTGACAGGATTCTCTGCACTCCACTGTCAACAGCACACAGTCACCCCCGCTGtgcag gttgtaTGTGCAGTGCAGAGGAAGTGGACAGCCGAGTGTTCAGTGCTGAGCTGCGTAGCTGCCAGTATCTCTGTGACTTTCACTTACATCTGCTGCAGACTGAGAACCAGCTCAAAACATGcctcagacagcacagag CCCTCAGGGGCCACCTTGTCCTGCAGTGGACAGTGACACGACTGATAGAGGGACTGGAGTGGGACCGCACTGGTGGCCTGATACTGGGACTGGGTCTGGTCTGGGACTGGGAATGGTCTGGTCAGCTGATGTGGGAGT ttttaagCAGCACTGTcagtgaaaaacagcaggaaGATGGTTGTGTTGATGAGGCTGATAAAAAT cctgtcaggaggaagaggaggaattTCTCTGATGAGGAGCTGGTCTTCCTGCAGGAGGGAGTGAGGAGGTTTGGACACTGCTGGAACTCCATTCTGTGGGCTTACCCATTCACCCAGTCACGCACCAGTATCGACCTCGCCAAGAAATACCAACGCCTACag aagacCAGGACTCAGACTGAGgagcagacagagtga
- the LOC115825945 gene encoding protein TsetseEP produces MGAKFSRRKSEATAEVSAAAASEVAAADETVKAEASPVTESINEKPAEPEPEAPVPQAAPAPSPPTEESPGAATPPPSTDAAPLEVISQAVEETVNVVTEKVSSALGDVISGGIGAVETAMSALNVKEETPVVTETEPEPIREPEPEPVAVVTEPEPVPEPEPEPEPEPEPEPLVVLSEEVSALKEDSPAPEPAAVSDSSYLDDLLTAQPITESLVPEPVEDDQPAALDSVQMTSQMLEEAELDIPMATESRDLWECVDKEASPAELQDSGLHLHPSDNTFGIDDNVVSMEPNTVSDLI; encoded by the coding sequence ATGGGAGCCAAGTTTAGCCGGAGGAAGAGTGAGGCAACTGCAGAGGTGTCTGCGGCAGCAGCGTCAGAGGTGGCGGCGGCAGATGAGACAGTAAAGGCAGAAGCTTCCCCTGTGACAGAGAGCATCAATGAAAAACCTGCTGAACCAGAACCAGAGGCCCCGGTCCCTCAGGCAGCTCCAGCTCCGAGTCCTCCCACAGAGGAGAGTCCTGGAGCGGCCACACCACCCCCCTCCACAGATGCAGCGCCTCTGGAGGTTATTTCTCAAGCTGTAGAGGAGACAGTCAATGTGGTTACAGAAAAGGTCTCCAGCGCTCTGGGTGATGTCATCAGTGGGGGTATTGGGGCCGTGGAAACTGCCATGTCAGCCCTGAATGTGAAGGAGGAAACACCTGTTGTCACGGAGACAGAGCCCGAACCAATCCGTGAGCCTGAACCAGAGCCTGTCGCCGTGGTGACAGAGCCTGAGCCAGtcccagaaccagaaccagaaccagaaccagaaccagaacctgAGCCTCTTGTTGTTCTGTCAGAAGAAGTCTCTGCTCTGAAAGAGGACAGCCCTGCCCCAGAGCCGGCCGCCGTGTCCGACTCCTCCTATCTGGATGACCTGCTGACcgctcagccaatcacagagtcTCTCGTCCCTGAGCCAGTTGAAGATGACCAACCAGCAGCTTTGGACAGCGTGCAGATGACCAGTCAGATGCTAGAGGAGGCGGAGTTGGACATCCCCATGGCAACAGAGAGCAGGGATTTGTGGGAATGCGTGGATAAGGAGGCATCTCCAGCTGAACTTCAGGACTCTGGACTACACCTTCATCCCAGTGACAACACGTTTGGCATCGATGACAACGTCGTCAGCATGGAGCCCAACACTGTCTCTGACCTCATCTAA